From the genome of Niabella agricola, one region includes:
- a CDS encoding SusC/RagA family TonB-linked outer membrane protein, which produces MNYKKTGVVLFALFAFLPLLLNAQPAPEITVKAIVYGAGNLPLAAARVNAVTDDAAAVTTDASGAFTIVVPEHTELAIAAAGYKTRYVKAVLGMREIILDEAADVPVLFGKKQKEDLITGVEVVNVQALMKKNYFTYSLDGMEALVPGYNGNSLWGMGSYLTLVDGIPRDANNVMPTEIDQITFLKGAAAVALYGTQAARGVIMITTKRGEANTRKTSITVNAGVNVAKSFPRYLGAAEYMTLYNEARVNDGMTPLYSPSDIYNFASGNNPYRYPDLNFYNPRYIKKTYNRYDATAEISGGNERARYYTNINYYTGGSFLNFGEGKNNDRTSRFSVRGNIDVNINPFIYSKIDASATFYDDRSPNAAFWQGAATVRPNRYAPLIPLSFLEKEDEASWALIRNSNYIIDGTYFFGGTQLDQTNPFAAMYGAGYSQFVSRQFQFNTSAGADLRNLLKGLKFQTDFAIDYRTAYSQSYNNTYATYAPVWNNYSGKDLITSLTKYGEDASSGVQNVNGTTYRQTLALSGYFSYDDILAGDHHLTGLLVANGFQQTTSGVYHALGSVNLGLQLGYSYRNKYMFDFSGALVHSAKLPEGKRKAFSPTVSLGWRISRENFMKAATAVVDDLKLVASAGRINTDLDIPNYYMYAGYYRLDDNSPWWGWDGGGYSGRVTEAKGGANPGMTYPRLENLSAGFEGSFFKTFLKLQGSFFANKMKNMLVSATTMASVIDPSWFVAGNSVFGAAVNRDAELRTGFDFGATFNKKISAMHWTWGINGTYYTTKAVKRTEIANEPYQYRQGKVLDGIWGYETLGFFQDAGDISRSPVQSLGAQVKPGDLKYRDQNGDGVINTNDQVLLGRGGWYGAPLTIGTHLTVQWKKLSLFALGVGRYGADGVKNGSYYWIGGEDKYSVVVRNRWTPETAATATYPRLTTQSKANNFVTSDFWMYKDNRFDLARVQLSYDLSDAVKQGHFVKELGLYISGANLLTISKERALMEMNIGSAPQARFYNLGVKALF; this is translated from the coding sequence ATGAACTATAAAAAAACAGGGGTGGTATTGTTCGCACTGTTTGCATTTTTACCGCTTTTGCTGAATGCCCAACCGGCGCCGGAGATAACGGTCAAAGCCATCGTTTATGGCGCAGGAAACCTTCCGCTGGCAGCGGCCCGCGTGAATGCCGTAACAGATGATGCTGCGGCCGTAACAACAGATGCCTCCGGTGCATTTACGATTGTTGTACCGGAGCATACCGAACTTGCAATCGCGGCTGCCGGGTACAAAACCAGGTATGTAAAAGCCGTTCTGGGCATGCGGGAAATCATACTTGATGAAGCTGCGGATGTGCCGGTGCTGTTTGGGAAAAAACAAAAGGAAGACCTGATCACCGGAGTAGAAGTAGTGAATGTGCAAGCGCTGATGAAGAAAAATTATTTTACATATAGTCTCGATGGAATGGAAGCGCTGGTGCCGGGGTATAACGGGAACAGCCTGTGGGGAATGGGCAGTTATCTGACATTGGTTGATGGCATTCCCCGCGATGCCAATAACGTAATGCCCACAGAAATCGACCAGATTACCTTTCTTAAAGGCGCTGCCGCCGTAGCACTTTACGGAACACAGGCCGCCAGGGGAGTAATTATGATTACCACCAAACGGGGAGAAGCCAATACCCGCAAAACCAGTATTACAGTGAATGCCGGGGTAAATGTTGCCAAAAGCTTTCCCCGGTACCTGGGTGCGGCCGAGTACATGACCCTGTATAATGAAGCCCGTGTTAACGATGGAATGACGCCGCTGTATAGTCCATCCGATATTTATAACTTCGCATCGGGTAATAACCCGTATCGCTATCCCGATCTGAATTTTTATAATCCCCGCTATATAAAGAAAACCTATAACCGGTATGATGCTACTGCTGAAATTTCAGGCGGCAATGAACGGGCCAGATATTATACCAATATTAATTATTATACCGGCGGTTCGTTCCTGAATTTCGGGGAAGGAAAAAATAATGACCGTACCAGCCGTTTTAGCGTACGGGGAAATATCGATGTCAACATCAACCCGTTTATCTATAGTAAAATAGATGCGTCCGCCACATTTTACGACGACCGGAGTCCCAATGCTGCATTCTGGCAGGGCGCAGCAACGGTTCGCCCCAACAGGTACGCGCCGCTGATCCCGCTTAGCTTTCTCGAAAAGGAGGATGAGGCTTCCTGGGCCCTGATACGCAACAGTAACTATATTATCGATGGTACGTATTTCTTTGGTGGTACACAATTGGATCAAACCAACCCGTTTGCGGCAATGTACGGGGCCGGCTACAGTCAATTTGTGAGCCGTCAGTTCCAGTTCAATACTTCAGCGGGAGCGGATCTGCGTAATCTGTTAAAAGGATTAAAGTTTCAGACAGATTTTGCCATTGACTATCGTACTGCTTACAGTCAGTCGTACAACAATACCTATGCAACCTACGCACCGGTATGGAACAATTATTCGGGCAAAGACCTGATTACATCTTTGACCAAATATGGCGAGGATGCTTCAAGCGGGGTTCAGAACGTAAACGGAACTACATACCGGCAAACCCTGGCATTATCCGGGTATTTCAGCTATGACGATATCCTGGCAGGCGACCATCACCTGACGGGGCTCCTGGTGGCGAACGGGTTTCAGCAAACCACATCCGGTGTTTATCACGCGCTGGGCAGCGTAAACCTGGGCTTGCAGCTGGGTTATAGCTACAGGAATAAATACATGTTCGATTTCAGCGGTGCACTGGTGCATTCAGCCAAACTGCCGGAAGGAAAACGTAAGGCATTTTCTCCAACGGTTTCACTGGGCTGGCGCATCAGCAGGGAAAATTTTATGAAGGCGGCAACCGCCGTTGTGGATGATCTCAAACTGGTGGCAAGCGCCGGCAGGATCAACACCGATCTGGATATTCCCAACTATTACATGTATGCCGGCTATTACCGGTTAGATGATAATTCACCCTGGTGGGGCTGGGACGGGGGTGGATATTCCGGGCGTGTTACGGAAGCAAAGGGTGGCGCCAATCCGGGTATGACCTATCCCCGGCTTGAAAACCTGTCGGCGGGCTTTGAAGGATCTTTCTTTAAAACGTTCCTGAAACTGCAGGGCAGTTTCTTTGCAAACAAAATGAAGAACATGCTGGTAAGCGCCACTACCATGGCCTCCGTTATTGATCCCAGCTGGTTCGTGGCCGGTAACTCCGTTTTTGGCGCTGCGGTGAACAGGGATGCAGAACTGCGCACCGGTTTTGATTTTGGCGCTACGTTCAACAAAAAAATTTCCGCCATGCATTGGACCTGGGGCATCAATGGTACGTATTACACCACAAAGGCGGTTAAAAGAACAGAGATTGCCAATGAGCCATACCAGTACCGGCAGGGCAAGGTGCTGGATGGTATCTGGGGATATGAAACCCTTGGTTTTTTCCAGGACGCCGGTGATATCTCCCGGTCTCCCGTACAGTCGCTGGGCGCCCAGGTAAAGCCCGGGGATCTTAAATACAGGGATCAGAACGGGGATGGGGTTATTAACACAAACGACCAGGTATTGTTAGGCCGCGGAGGATGGTATGGCGCGCCGCTTACCATCGGCACCCATCTTACGGTACAGTGGAAAAAACTGAGCCTCTTTGCCTTGGGTGTGGGCCGCTATGGGGCGGACGGGGTTAAGAACGGCTCCTACTACTGGATCGGCGGCGAAGATAAATATTCCGTGGTGGTGCGAAACCGCTGGACGCCGGAAACGGCTGCAACCGCTACCTACCCAAGGCTTACCACGCAGAGCAAGGCCAATAATTTTGTTACCTCCGATTTCTGGATGTACAAAGACAACCGTTTTGATCTGGCCCGGGTGCAGCTCTCATATGATCTTAGCGATGCAGTAAAACAAGGGCACTTTGTAAAAGAACTGGGCTTGTATATCAGCGGAGCCAACCTGCTTACCATTTCTAAGGAGCGGGCGTTGATGGAAATGAATATCGGCAGCGCTCCGCAGGCCCGCTTTTATAACCTGGGGGTAAAAGCCCTGTTTTAA
- a CDS encoding RagB/SusD family nutrient uptake outer membrane protein, producing the protein MNKITGITLAAAILLATGCKKDLFEPAIENNRQVDDPNALMPSQARFMYGLLGNAYTRMPNTSWYHSDVATDNAVSNDYTNEYLRIAQGQWSPLFIPFGFNRWANSYAAIQYINLMLEKVSAVNWSLDEKIAAMFARRITGEAYGLRAVFYQDLLRLYGGEGANGEWLGVPLLLSAQTPQSNMNLPRATYQQCLQQIYKDLDSATALLPFDYGDIPDGGTVPARFGDISRTDYNRVFGNNFRGGLISGRIALAVKAKASIIAASPAYKGGTTTTWADAANDAAAILDLVNGVSGLAVNGLAWYGGTDPAVAEITGLAVGVNPPEVLWRNSWTDNDAGIERDNYPPTMFGNGRINPTQNLVDAFPALNGYPITDPASGYNPSDPYNNRDPRLKTFILVNGGTLANSATVINTAADGTTNDGLNKVATATRTGYYLKKLCHKNVTFTSTTTSGQRHIKPIIRYTEVFLNYAEAANEAWGPLGTGGHAYSAYDVIKAIRKRAGIGTANGDAYLESVKNDKDKMRALIRNERRLELCFEDIRFWDLRRWGANLGETARGVSITNTSNYSFIDVETRKFETYMTSNPIPNSEVLKFNALVQNKGWQ; encoded by the coding sequence ATGAACAAGATAACAGGGATAACGCTTGCTGCGGCCATCCTGCTGGCAACCGGTTGTAAAAAAGATCTTTTTGAACCGGCCATTGAGAACAACCGCCAGGTGGACGATCCAAACGCGCTCATGCCCAGTCAGGCAAGGTTCATGTACGGCCTGCTGGGTAATGCATATACCCGCATGCCCAATACCAGCTGGTATCACTCAGATGTAGCTACAGACAATGCGGTTTCCAATGATTATACCAATGAATACCTGAGGATCGCCCAGGGGCAATGGTCGCCGCTCTTTATCCCTTTTGGTTTCAACCGCTGGGCCAACAGTTATGCGGCCATTCAATACATCAACCTGATGCTGGAAAAAGTAAGCGCCGTAAACTGGTCGCTCGATGAAAAAATTGCAGCTATGTTTGCACGCCGGATCACCGGCGAGGCCTATGGGCTGCGGGCCGTTTTTTACCAGGATCTGTTGAGACTGTATGGGGGAGAGGGCGCCAACGGTGAATGGCTGGGAGTGCCGTTGCTGCTGAGTGCACAAACACCGCAATCCAACATGAACCTGCCCCGGGCTACCTACCAGCAATGTTTACAACAGATATATAAAGACCTGGACTCGGCCACGGCGCTGTTGCCGTTTGATTACGGCGACATACCGGATGGCGGTACGGTACCTGCCCGGTTTGGCGATATAAGCCGCACCGATTATAACCGGGTATTTGGGAACAATTTCAGGGGCGGACTGATCAGCGGCCGTATCGCCCTGGCGGTAAAGGCCAAGGCCTCCATTATTGCGGCCAGCCCGGCTTATAAAGGAGGAACCACCACTACCTGGGCCGATGCAGCCAATGATGCGGCAGCCATTCTAGACCTGGTAAACGGGGTCAGTGGTTTGGCGGTAAACGGTCTTGCCTGGTATGGCGGAACCGATCCGGCTGTTGCAGAGATCACCGGTTTAGCGGTAGGCGTTAACCCTCCGGAGGTTCTTTGGAGAAATAGCTGGACGGATAATGATGCCGGCATTGAGCGGGATAATTACCCACCCACAATGTTTGGCAATGGGCGGATCAACCCCACACAGAACCTGGTAGATGCATTTCCGGCGCTGAACGGGTATCCCATAACGGATCCCGCAAGCGGTTATAATCCTTCGGATCCTTATAATAACCGCGATCCCCGGTTAAAAACATTTATCCTGGTAAATGGCGGTACATTAGCAAACAGCGCTACAGTGATCAATACCGCTGCAGATGGTACAACAAATGACGGGCTGAACAAAGTGGCTACCGCTACCCGTACCGGTTATTATCTTAAAAAACTTTGCCATAAGAATGTAACCTTTACCTCGACCACCACCAGCGGGCAGCGCCACATCAAGCCGATTATCCGCTATACGGAAGTATTCCTCAATTATGCAGAAGCGGCCAATGAAGCCTGGGGGCCGTTGGGTACCGGCGGGCATGCCTATTCCGCATACGACGTAATAAAAGCCATCCGCAAAAGGGCGGGCATCGGTACCGCCAATGGCGACGCCTACCTGGAATCGGTTAAAAACGACAAGGATAAAATGCGTGCGCTGATAAGGAACGAGCGCCGGTTAGAGCTTTGCTTCGAAGATATCCGTTTCTGGGACCTGCGCCGCTGGGGCGCCAACCTTGGGGAAACGGCAAGAGGCGTAAGCATTACCAATACCAGTAACTACAGTTTTATAGATGTGGAAACCAGAAAGTTTGAAACGTATATGACCAGCAATCCCATACCCAACAGTGAAGTGCTGAAGTTTAATGCGCTGGTTCAAAACAAAGGATGGCAATAA
- a CDS encoding DUF5627 domain-containing protein, protein MNKKIILPFLLLAVFTSCNKDRDFPDYNYQTVYFPYQYPVRTITLGEDLTVDNTLDNRHKFQVYAAMGGAYKARNDINVSFVIDEALVGTGMLFSPGGNAIQPLPAHYYQLAGNRITIPKGALAGGVEVQLTDAFFNDPGAVKNTYVLPVRITGLVNADSILSSRNFTLYAVKFVNEWHGNYLRRGTDMMTGDVNKTVTRHALYVEYDEVNKLTTRSLNELEFPVTFKDHNNNSFSCTLVLKFDNSGNCTIASGTTGFTVAGTGAFIKKAEKNSWGNKDRDALYLNYQVGYKDITVGSGADSKMISGSIATKDTLVMRDRAVTMETFTPVVK, encoded by the coding sequence ATGAATAAAAAAATAATACTACCCTTTTTATTGCTGGCGGTGTTCACTTCCTGTAATAAAGACCGCGATTTTCCGGATTATAATTATCAGACGGTCTATTTCCCCTACCAATACCCGGTAAGAACCATTACGCTGGGAGAAGACCTCACCGTAGATAATACACTGGATAACCGGCATAAGTTCCAGGTATACGCGGCAATGGGCGGTGCCTATAAAGCAAGGAATGATATAAACGTTTCGTTTGTGATTGATGAAGCGCTGGTGGGGACTGGGATGTTGTTCAGCCCTGGCGGTAATGCTATACAGCCATTGCCCGCTCATTATTATCAACTGGCCGGGAACCGTATCACCATTCCCAAGGGCGCACTGGCAGGCGGGGTAGAAGTGCAGCTTACAGACGCTTTTTTTAATGATCCCGGGGCTGTTAAAAATACGTATGTATTGCCGGTAAGAATCACAGGTCTTGTAAACGCCGACTCCATCCTTTCTTCCAGGAATTTTACCCTGTACGCCGTAAAATTCGTAAACGAGTGGCATGGGAATTATCTGCGCCGCGGCACGGATATGATGACCGGTGACGTGAACAAAACCGTAACCCGTCATGCGCTCTACGTGGAGTATGATGAAGTAAACAAGCTAACCACAAGGTCGCTCAATGAACTGGAATTCCCGGTGACGTTTAAGGATCATAATAACAACAGCTTTTCCTGTACGCTGGTGCTGAAATTCGATAACTCAGGAAATTGCACGATTGCTTCAGGCACAACCGGGTTTACGGTTGCCGGAACCGGGGCTTTTATAAAGAAAGCAGAAAAAAACAGCTGGGGTAATAAAGACCGGGATGCGCTTTACCTCAATTACCAGGTCGGCTATAAAGATATTACTGTAGGTTCGGGGGCTGACTCAAAAATGATCAGCGGCAGCATTGCTACAAAAGACACATTGGTAATGCGGGACCGGGCGGTTACAATGGAAACCTTCACCCCGGTAGTTAAATAG
- a CDS encoding endo-1,4-beta-xylanase: protein MLGSGKKILAGCAGLAMLASCAKFSQLTYEADMPETILVQQSIDSLAGLKSYINPGSNPGFKLGVGVSLDNYVNKTVMYRLVNSNFDELVPGYELKHGAVVQADGSLNLTKVIKLLQTAKDAGMQVYGHTLTWHANQNATYLNGLITGASGTTAIDFEKDDIGRTYPMTGNSTAAVVLDPKGSGGKVLNVGTAATPANQSFPKIPVTLPAGIKLGNCQSVTLDFLATGSTGLFGSGVRLGLEGTSPTVYSTPSGFGATDNVWAVGKIVLPIANLNLTAAQKELNSFTLFLGSGTGSGNYYIDNIVLKWNAEKTPEEKNAIITGALTNFIGAMVDTCKFYVNAWDVVNEPMDDASPYALKTGVGKTLAADQFYWQDYMGRDYAVTAFNLARQHGNATDKLFINDYNLEYNLDKCRGLIEYVRYIESKGATVDGIGTQMHIDINTSREQIAAHFRLLAASGKLVKISELDIGLGGVKMANATTAQYAAQAEMYRYVLETYFELVPAAQRYGITLWSPLDSPADSGWRPGEPVGVWTGQYTRKLAYKAVAEALSRKSGN from the coding sequence ATGTTAGGTTCAGGTAAAAAAATATTGGCGGGCTGCGCCGGGTTGGCAATGCTGGCCTCATGCGCTAAATTCAGTCAGCTTACGTATGAAGCGGATATGCCGGAAACGATCCTGGTACAGCAGTCCATCGATTCACTGGCTGGGCTCAAATCCTATATCAACCCCGGTTCAAACCCCGGTTTTAAACTCGGTGTGGGAGTGTCGCTCGATAATTATGTAAATAAAACAGTGATGTACCGGTTGGTCAACAGCAATTTCGATGAACTGGTACCGGGGTATGAATTGAAGCATGGAGCGGTCGTTCAGGCCGATGGAAGCCTGAATCTTACAAAGGTGATCAAACTGCTACAAACCGCTAAAGATGCAGGTATGCAGGTATACGGACATACGCTTACCTGGCATGCCAACCAGAATGCAACCTACCTGAACGGGCTCATCACCGGGGCCAGTGGTACAACCGCAATCGATTTTGAAAAAGATGATATCGGGAGAACCTACCCGATGACGGGAAACAGCACGGCTGCCGTAGTGCTCGATCCGAAAGGAAGCGGCGGTAAGGTATTGAATGTTGGTACTGCTGCCACACCGGCAAATCAATCGTTTCCCAAAATCCCCGTTACCCTGCCTGCGGGTATAAAGCTGGGCAATTGTCAATCTGTAACGCTTGATTTTCTCGCTACCGGATCTACAGGCCTGTTTGGCAGTGGCGTGCGATTGGGCCTGGAGGGTACAAGCCCTACCGTTTACAGCACTCCCTCCGGTTTTGGAGCTACTGACAATGTTTGGGCTGTAGGCAAAATTGTGCTGCCCATCGCAAACCTGAATCTGACGGCAGCCCAGAAAGAGCTCAACAGTTTTACCTTGTTTTTGGGGTCCGGAACCGGATCCGGTAATTACTACATCGACAATATTGTTTTAAAATGGAACGCAGAGAAAACCCCTGAGGAAAAGAATGCCATCATCACCGGGGCGCTCACAAATTTTATCGGGGCAATGGTAGATACCTGTAAATTTTATGTAAACGCATGGGATGTGGTGAATGAACCGATGGATGATGCCAGTCCTTATGCATTAAAAACCGGTGTTGGAAAAACATTGGCCGCAGACCAGTTTTACTGGCAGGATTATATGGGCAGGGATTATGCGGTAACGGCATTTAACCTGGCCCGGCAGCATGGAAATGCCACAGACAAATTGTTTATCAATGATTATAACCTGGAGTATAACCTGGATAAATGCCGGGGCCTTATTGAGTATGTGCGGTATATTGAAAGTAAAGGCGCAACGGTTGACGGGATCGGCACCCAGATGCATATAGATATCAATACCAGCAGGGAGCAGATTGCAGCACATTTCCGGTTGCTGGCTGCAAGCGGAAAGCTGGTTAAAATAAGTGAATTGGATATTGGTCTGGGGGGCGTAAAAATGGCCAATGCAACAACCGCGCAATACGCGGCCCAGGCAGAAATGTACCGGTATGTTCTTGAAACCTATTTTGAGTTGGTACCCGCGGCACAACGTTATGGCATTACCCTCTGGAGCCCGCTCGACAGTCCTGCAGATTCCGGCTGGCGGCCGGGAGAACCGGTGGGCGTATGGACCGGGCAGTATACCCGTAAGCTTGCCTATAAAGCCGTTGCAGAAGCCCTTTCCCGGAAATCCGGCAATTGA
- a CDS encoding glycoside hydrolase: MMKRYKYKAGWGRFAALLFLACIFFKACRKEDATNNGQGNTYAKFATAETTANGALDSIPVGIRWSQTKWKLSAAPGGFITGFSRETGGGVEQQRILGEAFVRLQPNLTEERRTQEIFIEDLTTGKEEKMVIVQSPYSGVNRFVLNPGIRYQKITGFGGMMNASWAGASQLSVADIDKLYGPDGLGLNIGRLMLYPNPADWSRELAIAKRAQQYGALLFASPWTPPPSMKSANVNSNQNGEYLLPANYGAFAAHLKSYVDYYKDQGIPVYAVSVQNEPDYKVGYDGCSYTPQQMLDFVKGYGRAVGTRLMTAETVQFNKSYTDPLLNDPLAVNNFDIVATHLYGFNFKTTSADYPLAKQHEKEVWVTEHLFNETAKGPDWLWEPSLRTTLAQEIHDCMASNVNAYVYWYLKRYYSFMGEDRDANNPADWYTAANGAITKRGYIIAHYAKYATGRTRIAMTPSAVSPLLATAYAGADDYTVVLTNQGDRPVIMELAIPQSMAAAAAVETNAINNMTPAALYITKDKKNLRLQMSANSMVSVKMQL, from the coding sequence ATGATGAAGCGCTATAAGTACAAAGCCGGTTGGGGCCGGTTTGCAGCATTGTTGTTTCTTGCCTGCATTTTTTTTAAGGCATGCCGGAAGGAAGATGCCACCAACAACGGGCAGGGTAATACCTACGCAAAATTTGCAACAGCTGAGACTACCGCAAACGGTGCTTTGGACAGCATACCGGTTGGGATCCGGTGGTCGCAAACAAAATGGAAGCTTTCTGCTGCACCCGGCGGATTTATTACCGGTTTTTCAAGGGAAACAGGTGGCGGAGTCGAGCAGCAGCGCATCCTGGGCGAAGCATTTGTTCGGTTACAACCCAATCTTACCGAGGAGCGCCGTACACAGGAGATTTTTATTGAGGACCTTACCACCGGGAAAGAAGAGAAAATGGTGATTGTTCAATCACCCTATTCCGGTGTGAACCGGTTTGTTTTAAACCCCGGTATCCGGTATCAGAAAATTACCGGTTTCGGGGGGATGATGAATGCCTCCTGGGCCGGCGCTTCACAGCTTTCTGTTGCCGATATTGACAAGCTGTATGGCCCGGATGGGTTGGGGCTCAATATCGGGCGGCTGATGCTTTATCCCAACCCCGCCGACTGGAGCCGGGAGCTGGCCATCGCTAAAAGAGCGCAGCAGTACGGAGCCCTGTTGTTTGCATCACCCTGGACGCCTCCGCCCTCCATGAAGTCGGCCAATGTAAACAGCAATCAGAACGGGGAATACCTGCTGCCTGCAAATTATGGCGCATTCGCTGCGCACCTGAAGTCTTATGTAGATTATTATAAAGATCAGGGTATCCCTGTTTATGCTGTTTCCGTTCAGAATGAACCCGATTATAAAGTGGGATACGACGGGTGCTCTTATACGCCGCAGCAGATGCTCGATTTTGTTAAAGGGTACGGGCGCGCGGTTGGCACCCGGCTGATGACTGCCGAAACCGTGCAGTTTAATAAATCCTATACAGATCCTTTATTAAACGATCCGCTGGCGGTGAACAATTTTGATATTGTTGCCACGCATTTATATGGGTTTAACTTCAAAACAACTTCCGCAGATTACCCGCTTGCAAAACAGCATGAAAAAGAAGTATGGGTAACCGAGCACCTGTTTAATGAAACCGCAAAGGGGCCCGACTGGCTGTGGGAGCCCTCGTTAAGAACAACGCTGGCCCAGGAAATTCATGATTGCATGGCTTCCAATGTAAATGCATATGTGTACTGGTATTTAAAAAGATATTATAGCTTTATGGGTGAGGACCGGGATGCCAACAATCCTGCCGACTGGTATACTGCGGCCAATGGGGCGATCACAAAACGCGGGTATATCATCGCCCATTATGCAAAGTATGCCACCGGCAGAACACGCATCGCGATGACACCTTCTGCTGTAAGCCCGCTGCTGGCAACGGCATACGCCGGAGCGGATGATTATACGGTTGTACTTACAAATCAGGGCGACCGGCCTGTCATCATGGAACTGGCAATACCTCAAAGTATGGCAGCGGCTGCTGCGGTGGAAACAAATGCCATCAATAATATGACCCCTGCAGCCCTTTATATTACAAAAGATAAAAAGAACCTCAGGCTGCAGATGTCTGCAAACAGCATGGTGTCCGTTAAGATGCAGTTGTAA